CGAAGGAGGACGTCACCTCGATCTCGATCTCCGCCTCGGGCAGATCCACATGGACCACATCCCCCAACTCCTGTTGGAAGAAATCCGTCACGCCGATTTCGGCCTGGTTGCCGGCGGGACGAACCCAGAGGTGATCACTGGTGTAATAACAGTTGCCGGGAACGTCCATCAGCTAGCCCCTCCCCCCATACTCCCATCCCCTCGACCAGACCCTCGCCCGGGGGTAGAGGGGGAATATTGCCGGAAAACGCCTCATACTTTTGGGACCTTATCCCAGTCGGCGAGGAACTTCTCTATCCCGAGGTCCGTCAGAGGATGTTTGAAGAGCTGAAGGATGACCTTGAACGGTACGGTGGCCACATCGGCCCCCATGAGGGCCGACTGGAGAACGTGGACCGGATGGCGGACACTGGCAACGATAATCTCACTTTCAAACCCGTAATTTTCCTTGATCTGCATGATCTCGGCAACAACGTCCATCCCTGAACCGCCCACGTCGTCTATTCTGCCGACGAAAGGGCTGATGAAGGATGCGCCGGCCTTGGCGGCGAGCAGGGCCTGCACCGGAGAGAAGACAAGGGTTACATTGGTCCGAATACCCTCCCGGCCGCAAAGCCTGGCCGCCTTCAGCCCTTCAGGGGTCATGGGAATCTTGACGACCACATTCTCACCGATGGAAGCGAGATCCCTGGCCTCCTTCATCATCCCATCCGCATCAGGACTCACCGTCTCGAGGGATACCGGCCCATGGACAATACGGCAGATCTCACTGACCAGGGGAAGAAACTCCTTCCCCTCCCTTGCAACGAGGGAAGGGTTGGTTGTGACTCCATCGATCAGCCCCATCTCCGTGGCCGAGATGATGTCGTCAAGGTTGGCGGTGTCCAGAAAAAATTTCATTGCACTTCCTCCTGTAAAGCCGGTTCCTGGATCATGTCCCGGGTTCCAGGCTCCGGGAACTGTTACGATGTCATCGCGAGCTGTACACCTTGCGAAGCGATCCCGTGGCCGCTTTCCCCTCTCTGGACTCTGGACCCTAAAATCTGTACCCTACCCCCACCGAGACGGCGTCTTCCCCGAAGAGGTGAGCCTCCATGCTGAAATAAAAGTTGAAATCCATGAAGTAGTCCATACCGAAGATCAGGAAACCCTGGCCGTTTTCGCTCAGACCGGACG
This genomic stretch from bacterium BMS3Abin14 harbors:
- the tal gene encoding transaldolase, whose translation is MKFFLDTANLDDIISATEMGLIDGVTTNPSLVAREGKEFLPLVSEICRIVHGPVSLETVSPDADGMMKEARDLASIGENVVVKIPMTPEGLKAARLCGREGIRTNVTLVFSPVQALLAAKAGASFISPFVGRIDDVGGSGMDVVAEIMQIKENYGFESEIIVASVRHPVHVLQSALMGADVATVPFKVILQLFKHPLTDLGIEKFLADWDKVPKV